The Yersinia entomophaga nucleotide sequence AACCTGCCTAAACACCGTGATACCGGTAGCAATAACTTCGCACTGCACACTTATCGCGGCGCGGCGTACTCCTCTGATCAAGATAATTATCAGAAGTATGCTTTCGATAAAATCGAAAAAGAACCGCTGAATATCACCACCAAAGGTGGCTGGGTTGCGATGTTGCAGCAGTATTTTGCAACCGCGTGGATTCCAGCGGCTAACGAAACTAACACCTTCTATTCTGCCGATCTGGGCAATGGACTGGCGGCTATCGGTTTCAAAGGTGCGCCTGTTGTCGTACAACCGGGTGAACAGAAACAGCTGGGAGCAACCCTGTGGGTTGGCCCGGAAATTCAGGACAAAATGGCCGCTATCGCGCCGCATCTTGACCTGACTGTTGACTACGGCTGGCTATGGTTTATCTCTCAGCCACTGTTCAAACTGCTGAAGTTCATTCACGGTTTCGTCGGTAACTGGGGCTTCTCCATCATTGTCATCACCTTTATCGTGCGTGGTATCATGTACCCGCTGACGAAGGCGCAGTACACTTCGATGGCGAAGATGCGTATGTTGCAGCCTAAACTGGCCGCGATGCGTGAGCGAATCGGCGACGATAAGCAACGTATGAGCCAGGAAATGATGGCGCTGTACAAAGCTGAGAAAGTGAATCCTCTGGGCGGCTGCTTACCGTTGATCATCCAGATGCCAATCTTCCTGGCCTTGTACTACATGCTGATGAGTTCCGTTGAGCTGCGCCATGCGCCGTTTATCCTGTGGATCCATGATTTATCGGCGCAAGACCCGTACTACATCCTGCCGATTCTGATGGGTATAACCATGTACTTCATCCAGAAGATGTCACCGACTACCGTGACTGACCCGATGCAGCAGAAGATCATGACCTTTATGCCGGTAATTTTCACAGTGTTCTTCCTGTGGTTCCCAGCAGGTCTGGTACTGTACTATATCGTCAGTAACTTGGTGACCATCCTTCAGCAGCAGTTGATTTACCGTGGCCTGGAAAAACGTGGCTTACACAGCCGCGACAAAAAGAAATAATGTGTATCGGTAATCATCTGTAGTAATAGCCTAAGGCGGTCAATTGACCGCCTTATTCTTTTTTAGTAGAAACCACTTTTACGCCGTCCAAGAGAGAGATAACCATGAGCGCAACGGATACGATCGTCGCACAAGCTACCCCACCGGGACGCGGTGGCGTTGGCATTTTACGTGTTTCAGGCCGTGCCGTGGCGGCCGTCGCCGAGGCAGTTTTGGGTAAATTACCCAAGCCGCGTTATGCCGACTATTTGCCTTTCCGCGATGCCGACGGCACCACGCTGGATCAGGGTATAGCTCTCTACTTCCCCGGCCCGAATTCTTTCACCGGCGAGGACGTGCTTGAATTACAAGGGCATGGTGGCCCTGTAATACTGGATTTATTGCTTAAACGCGTCTTGGCCCTGCCAGGCGTGCGTATTGCTCGCCCGGGGGAATTTTCCGAACGTGCGTTTCTCAATGACAAACTGGATTTGGCACAGGCGGAGGCTATCGCCGATCTGATCGACGCCAGTTCTGAGCAGGCCGCGCGTTCGGCGGTCAACTCGCTACAAGGCGCTTTTTCAGTCCGAATTCATCAACTGGTGGAAGCACTCACTCACTTGCGAATCTATGTGGAAGCTGCGATTGATTTTCCTGATGAGGAAATCGACTTTCTTTCTGATGGCAAAATAGAAGGCCAGTTGAACGGCGTAATGCGTGATCTGGAAAACGTACGCGCCGAGGCTCGTCAAGGCAGCCTGCTGCGAGAAGGGATGAAAGTGGTCATCGCTGGTCGCCCAAATGCAGGAAAATCCAGTCTTCTCAATGCATTAGCAGGACATGAAGCCGCCATTGTTACAGACATCGCCGGTACCACCCGCGACGTGCTGCGGGAACATATTCATATCGACGGTATGCCGCTACATATTATTGATACCGCTGGCTTACGGGAAGCAAGCGACGAAGTAGAGCGAATTGGTATCGAACGTGCTTGGAACGAGATCGAACAGGCTGACAGAGTGCTGTTTATGGTCGATGGCACAACCACTGATGCTACTGAACCTGCGACAATCTGGCCAGAGTTTATGGCTCGTTTGCCCGCAACATTACCGATTACCGTCGTACGTAATAAAGCCGATGTGACAGGCGAGACGCTTGGTTTAACCGAAGTGAATGGTTACTCACTTATTCGTTTATCAGCCCGAACCGGCGACGGAATTGACCTGCTGAGAGATCACTTAAAACAAAGCATGGGGTTCACCAGCAATACCGAAGGGGGCTTCCTGGCTCGGCGCCGCCATTTACAGGCGCTGGAAGCCGCTGCACAGCATCTGGTTCAAGGTCATGAGCAACTGGTTGGCGCACAGGCTGGCGAGCTTCTGGCTGAGGAGTTACGCCTTGCTCAACAATCACTTAGCGAAATAACCGGTGAATTCAGCTCTGATGATTTGCTGGGCCGAATTTTCTCAAGTTTCTGTATCGGTAAATAATCAAAACCGAATCGGGCTAAGCCAAATACAGTGCTTATCCCGATAATTTATGATGGCATTTTATTCAGAGGCCATCATAAAGATCAAAGAACATTGCAATAAGTGGTGAGTGAGCACTCACCACTTACAGAGTTCTAGCTAATAAAGGCGCTCAATCGGCAAAAGCATACTTTTACCTCATCTACTCCCTATCGCGCTGCTGCTATTGCGCCCTTAAATTAAGGTTATTTATAATTGACGGTGAAAGTAGCCGTAGTCATCAGACTGCCAGCAGCAATTCTATTCTCGGTTTGATAGAATCTGGCCTTATAGGGCAGTTGGGTTAAAGTAGAGAGACTCCCAAGCGGTTGTTCTGTATCAAAAACCAAAGGAGCATCCCGCTCAACTATTTGAATGCCCACCCCCGCTGAAGTAGATGTCGAATCCGCTTTGATGACGCCGTTGCTACTTCCACCCTGCCAGATAATAGTCGCTTGAACCCCTCCACTACACTGCACTTCAATATCAAAACTTCGCTCACCGCTAGTGCTGCCGACACCTTTAAAGGTATTTTTCAATACAGCGCCCATTGGAACATCAATTTGGGGCGTCCTGACTTCACAGGTTTTTGCCGTTACTTTAAAACTGGGAATTTCGTAGCTAAATAAAATCTCATCGGTATTGAATCCCTTCTCATCCTGACGAGCTAATATTATTTTTATTGGATTAACCACACCAGAGTCGGCATTCTTATCAACTGATATATAAAATTTACCGGTGAAGTTTTTTCTGACACCGATCCCTCTCATACTACCAACATTCATTTCCTGAGGGCTTAAATTATTTGGTTGGAGGCTCCACTTTATTTTCACTCCTAACAGATTGGTATCAAAATAATTATTTATGCCAATACTAGACACACCCAGCATAGACTTAACATAAATTCCCTGATGGGTTTTCCCCGGACAATTTACGTTAATTCCACTTACAGTTTTAACTATTATTTTCGGTGAATGAGCCATATCTCGACGAATAGAAATATCATCAAAATTAACTACCCCTACAGCTCTGTTAGCGTTACATACAGGGGATTTTGCAGCTTTCGCTCCATTTAAATAACTACAAAAAATAATAGATATAACTAACATCAATCCTGTTTTATTATATTTTCGGCTAAGAAAAATATAATTAATAGAAGCAAACATAAAAAATCCTTTTAATAACGACACTGGGCCACAAGCCGTAAAACACCTGATTTATCTGACATCTTTGATAAATCTAACTTTGCATAACAGTGCTGAGCAGGCTCTTTTCCCCATTGCACCTTTATTTCCGCATTTTCTGGAACGGCGTTTAAGTACAACTCACCTTCATCACCAACAATTCCACTGCTATCACCGTTTACCAACGTGGCACTGGAACCAAAAGGTACAGGCTTATTATCACTAAGTAATGTCACCAGTATTCGGTGCCCCTGCCGGACGCGAAAATCAGCGGCAACCACCGCGCCACGGGTTGGTACAACTTGCTGCACTGACTCATCCAAATCGAGGCCGTCAGCCAGTCCTTCTGTATCTAAAGCCACGCGGTTATAGGCATAAGGTTCAATAGACGGAATAACTGCATAACCTCTCGAATCAGTTTTAATGCCTCTCTGATTTAATATTTTTGCTTCCGCAGCGCCTTCTGCTCTAACCAATGCCACCGTCTCCCCTAAAGATTGAGAGAAAGTAATACCATCACGGTGAGCAACAATACCGCCCGATAATCCGTAATTTAGCATTCTGCTATTATCGCTATGGCTATATGCCATATTCATGCGTCCAGCATTATGAACATATTCCAACGACGCGCCGGCGCTGGTTGTCGCATAATTATTACTTTGATCCATGCGGATACCGTATAACAGCGCACGATCTTCCAAAGCACTTCCATTAAACGCTACCTGTTGTGTTCCCTGTCCACGATCGTTTCTATTAATACCGTAGGTTAGGGTTCCATTTGATATCCATTTATCCAAAGGAATAGAAACGTTAAAAGAAACCTGTTTATCCCTGGCGGCGGTATTTTCACGACTATCGCTATAAGAAAGGTTTAATCCATATCCAATACCCGCGCGATTAATAGTATATCCGGCGGATAATGATTGGTTTTTTCCCTGCTTTCCCCAGTAGTCCTGCTGGTTGGCTGACAAATAAACACTGCCCAAATCACCCATTCCCTGATTTAGAGTTAACTGTATTTGGCTACGTTTATTTAGCCCAGCGTTAACTGATTTTTTCGCTGTATATTCGTTTGCTTCCGCAAATGAGTAGTAGCCCGATGTAGAATAGCGATAGCCAGCTAACGTCAGCGAAGTTCCCGTGGTTTCAATACTTTTTGCATATTGAATACGATAAGACTGCCCTTGTTTACGCTGATTATCTTTCAGTCTGGCATCGGCCAGAGTCGTATCCAGAGAGATAGCACCGAAATTACCTAAGCCGAGTCCAAATCCGGTATTTAACGCGCGATAATTATCAGCAGCCTGTATACCAGAAAGTAAACTAACTCGATTAGAAAGCCCATAAATAAAGGAGCCTTCACCAAAATAAGGCTGATAAATATTGGCCCCAGAACTTCTGTAACGGCCAAAAGTTACCTGGTATTTTAATTGCCCTTCTCTTTGCATCATCGGCACTGAAGAGAATGGCTGGACAAATTTACGCTGTTGCCCGTTCTTTTCGGTGATCGTAACCTCTAAATCTCCGGAACCAGAAGTTGAATAGAGATCGGATATAACAAACGGCCCAGGCGGCACATAACCTTCATAAATAACATAATTATTTTGGCGAACCGTTACCCGAGCGTTGGTTTGAGCGATACCACGAATAATGGGTGCGAAACCTCGCTGGCTTCCTGGCAGCATTAAACTATCGGATGAAATGGATGCACCCGTGAACTGTATACTGTTAAATACATCCCCGTCAGTGAAAGCTTCACCGAGAATCATTTGGCTCTTTAACCGATGAATATCTCGCTGAACGTAACTGTTAATAGATGAGAAACGGCTACCCCCCTTATTTTCTTCAGAGTCATGACTATAGGTAGATTGGTTTCTGATACGCCAGGAACCAATATTAATTCCACTTCGTACATTTAAAAAATAGCTTTGGTTTTTACTTGTTCCA carries:
- the mnmE gene encoding tRNA uridine-5-carboxymethylaminomethyl(34) synthesis GTPase MnmE; this translates as MSATDTIVAQATPPGRGGVGILRVSGRAVAAVAEAVLGKLPKPRYADYLPFRDADGTTLDQGIALYFPGPNSFTGEDVLELQGHGGPVILDLLLKRVLALPGVRIARPGEFSERAFLNDKLDLAQAEAIADLIDASSEQAARSAVNSLQGAFSVRIHQLVEALTHLRIYVEAAIDFPDEEIDFLSDGKIEGQLNGVMRDLENVRAEARQGSLLREGMKVVIAGRPNAGKSSLLNALAGHEAAIVTDIAGTTRDVLREHIHIDGMPLHIIDTAGLREASDEVERIGIERAWNEIEQADRVLFMVDGTTTDATEPATIWPEFMARLPATLPITVVRNKADVTGETLGLTEVNGYSLIRLSARTGDGIDLLRDHLKQSMGFTSNTEGGFLARRRHLQALEAAAQHLVQGHEQLVGAQAGELLAEELRLAQQSLSEITGEFSSDDLLGRIFSSFCIGK
- a CDS encoding fimbria/pilus outer membrane usher protein, which codes for MLNINPGALKLLFCTLISAFFLCLSSSVLAQDHFRLSALELSDAEQAVIDLSAFSNSGGQLPGEYQVVIFLNGNEKETRRVRFIQTADKALLPQLTVDDLRRFGVKISSTPTLSDLPSKHIIDDLKEYIPQASVVFDFYSQRLDISIPQAALDVQVRDAVSSHLWQQGLSSFLVNYDLTGSDNHNGTSKNQSYFLNVRSGINIGSWRIRNQSTYSHDSEENKGGSRFSSINSYVQRDIHRLKSQMILGEAFTDGDVFNSIQFTGASISSDSLMLPGSQRGFAPIIRGIAQTNARVTVRQNNYVIYEGYVPPGPFVISDLYSTSGSGDLEVTITEKNGQQRKFVQPFSSVPMMQREGQLKYQVTFGRYRSSGANIYQPYFGEGSFIYGLSNRVSLLSGIQAADNYRALNTGFGLGLGNFGAISLDTTLADARLKDNQRKQGQSYRIQYAKSIETTGTSLTLAGYRYSTSGYYSFAEANEYTAKKSVNAGLNKRSQIQLTLNQGMGDLGSVYLSANQQDYWGKQGKNQSLSAGYTINRAGIGYGLNLSYSDSRENTAARDKQVSFNVSIPLDKWISNGTLTYGINRNDRGQGTQQVAFNGSALEDRALLYGIRMDQSNNYATTSAGASLEYVHNAGRMNMAYSHSDNSRMLNYGLSGGIVAHRDGITFSQSLGETVALVRAEGAAEAKILNQRGIKTDSRGYAVIPSIEPYAYNRVALDTEGLADGLDLDESVQQVVPTRGAVVAADFRVRQGHRILVTLLSDNKPVPFGSSATLVNGDSSGIVGDEGELYLNAVPENAEIKVQWGKEPAQHCYAKLDLSKMSDKSGVLRLVAQCRY
- a CDS encoding fimbrial protein, translating into MFASINYIFLSRKYNKTGLMLVISIIFCSYLNGAKAAKSPVCNANRAVGVVNFDDISIRRDMAHSPKIIVKTVSGINVNCPGKTHQGIYVKSMLGVSSIGINNYFDTNLLGVKIKWSLQPNNLSPQEMNVGSMRGIGVRKNFTGKFYISVDKNADSGVVNPIKIILARQDEKGFNTDEILFSYEIPSFKVTAKTCEVRTPQIDVPMGAVLKNTFKGVGSTSGERSFDIEVQCSGGVQATIIWQGGSSNGVIKADSTSTSAGVGIQIVERDAPLVFDTEQPLGSLSTLTQLPYKARFYQTENRIAAGSLMTTATFTVNYK
- the yidC gene encoding membrane protein insertase YidC — its product is MDSQRNLLLIALLFVSFMIWQAWQVDNNPQTAAQTTQQTSNAANGDTASQAVPASGQGQLITVKTDVLSLTINTRGGDIEQANLLAYPDSLGSDKTFELLETTPAFVYQAQSGLTGKNGPDNPANGERPLFEVAQNSFVLADGQDELRIPLTFTGKDGSVFTKTFIVKRNDYAIGVDYHVKNASAAPLELTLFGQLKQSINLPKHRDTGSNNFALHTYRGAAYSSDQDNYQKYAFDKIEKEPLNITTKGGWVAMLQQYFATAWIPAANETNTFYSADLGNGLAAIGFKGAPVVVQPGEQKQLGATLWVGPEIQDKMAAIAPHLDLTVDYGWLWFISQPLFKLLKFIHGFVGNWGFSIIVITFIVRGIMYPLTKAQYTSMAKMRMLQPKLAAMRERIGDDKQRMSQEMMALYKAEKVNPLGGCLPLIIQMPIFLALYYMLMSSVELRHAPFILWIHDLSAQDPYYILPILMGITMYFIQKMSPTTVTDPMQQKIMTFMPVIFTVFFLWFPAGLVLYYIVSNLVTILQQQLIYRGLEKRGLHSRDKKK